The Victivallaceae bacterium genome contains a region encoding:
- the nqrD gene encoding NADH:ubiquinone reductase (Na(+)-transporting) subunit D: MMIPNKKLTCLNVFLDPLWDQNQILVAVLGICSALAVTTTVKTALTMGIAVSLVTGFSSLIVSCLRKITPDRVRMIAQLIIISLFVITIDQFLKAFFYNLAKTLSVFVGLIITNCIVMGRAESKARHVSPILAFLDGLAAGFGYGWVLLIVGVIREFLGFGQIWGIQIIPLNWYASENLPNGFQNLGIMVLAPSAFFILGCMVWIIKSNKNRSR, from the coding sequence ATGATGATTCCGAATAAAAAACTTACGTGTTTAAACGTTTTTCTCGATCCTTTGTGGGATCAAAATCAAATTCTGGTTGCCGTTTTAGGAATCTGTTCGGCTCTTGCCGTAACCACGACGGTCAAAACTGCTTTAACTATGGGTATTGCCGTCAGTTTGGTCACCGGATTCTCATCGTTAATCGTATCTTGTTTGAGGAAAATCACCCCCGATAGAGTACGTATGATTGCTCAGCTCATTATTATCTCTCTCTTTGTTATTACTATCGATCAGTTCTTAAAAGCTTTTTTTTATAATTTGGCCAAAACGCTTTCCGTATTTGTGGGACTGATCATTACGAACTGCATCGTTATGGGTCGAGCCGAAAGCAAAGCACGTCATGTTTCTCCGATCCTTGCATTTCTTGACGGATTGGCAGCAGGTTTTGGTTACGGCTGGGTCCTTTTAATCGTAGGAGTGATTAGAGAATTTTTGGGATTCGGGCAAATTTGGGGTATTCAAATTATTCCCCTAAATTGGTATGCCTCGGAGAATTTGCCCAACGGCTTCCAAAATCTCGGTATTATGGTTCTGGCTCCTTCGGCTTTTTTTATCCTCGGGTGTATGGTATGGATCATTAAGTCAAATAAGAATCGTTCACGATAG
- the nqrE gene encoding NADH:ubiquinone reductase (Na(+)-transporting) subunit E has product MWLGSYHWINLFGIFLQSTFIQNILLANFLGMCSYLACSDNVATANGLGLSVAVVLTFTGSLNWFVHNFITAPGALSWLSELSPIFSELNLDFLELILFIATIAAFVQILEMIIEKFSQTLYQSLGIFLPLIAVNCAILGGVLFGTIRNYPFIPMTIFCLGAGAGWWFAIVIFAVIKEKLAYSNPPCGLKGMGLSLITTGLIAMAFMGLTGIDLTRNATVNTDTEKISEFQIEENQKEQSNDISL; this is encoded by the coding sequence ATGTGGTTGGGATCTTATCACTGGATCAACCTGTTCGGAATATTTCTGCAATCGACCTTCATACAAAATATCCTCTTAGCCAATTTCCTCGGAATGTGCAGCTATCTCGCTTGCTCCGATAATGTAGCTACGGCAAACGGTTTGGGCCTTTCGGTAGCCGTCGTTTTAACTTTTACCGGAAGTTTAAATTGGTTTGTCCATAACTTTATAACGGCTCCGGGAGCTCTTTCATGGCTATCCGAACTTTCTCCTATTTTTTCGGAACTGAACTTGGATTTTCTTGAACTCATATTGTTTATTGCCACTATTGCAGCTTTCGTACAAATCCTAGAAATGATTATCGAAAAATTCTCTCAGACGCTTTATCAATCGCTCGGAATTTTTCTTCCCCTTATTGCAGTTAATTGCGCTATTCTGGGAGGGGTATTATTCGGAACCATCAGAAATTATCCTTTTATTCCCATGACTATTTTTTGCCTCGGTGCCGGTGCCGGCTGGTGGTTCGCTATCGTGATCTTTGCCGTCATTAAGGAAAAGTTGGCTTATTCCAACCCTCCTTGTGGATTAAAAGGCATGGGACTATCCTTGATAACTACCGGATTGATCGCTATGGCTTTCATGGGTCTTACGGGCATTGATTTGACACGTAACGCAACCGTAAACACTGATACGGAAAAAATTTCGGAATTTCAAATCGAAGAAAATCAAAAAGAGCAGTCAAATGATATATCTTTATGA
- a CDS encoding glycine cleavage system protein H, translating into MKFSQFHVWIKDYDDEIMVGLSKYIRDNLGTILYIDLPNIGDVFEIESILSVVESSKAAIEIPSPVYGEITAVNEFLKHSPRLLNEDPEGSGFLVKMKLLSEPDLTSFLNSEDYYLMNA; encoded by the coding sequence ATGAAGTTTTCGCAGTTTCACGTGTGGATTAAGGATTACGATGATGAAATCATGGTGGGACTTTCCAAGTACATAAGAGATAATTTGGGTACGATTTTGTACATCGATCTTCCCAATATAGGAGACGTTTTTGAAATCGAAAGTATCTTGTCGGTTGTGGAATCTTCAAAAGCTGCTATTGAGATTCCTTCGCCGGTTTACGGCGAGATAACTGCCGTTAATGAATTTTTAAAACATTCTCCTCGACTTCTCAATGAAGATCCTGAAGGTAGTGGATTTTTGGTTAAAATGAAGCTATTGTCCGAGCCGGATTTGACCTCTTTTCTCAACAGTGAGGACTACTATTTGATGAATGCTTAG
- a CDS encoding phosphatidylserine/phosphatidylglycerophosphate/cardiolipin synthase family protein, translating into MNIFRRFLFFIISSGCVFGNLAFTDEAHTVFRTKSPAEFVLSDNGQESYRLFLDCLQKAKRSVELCPCMIGGEIFYEILSVLKERMNTESELTVHMIIQPTMFDERDREELKAMKNLFPDRFHYVFTDFVPLNFPEINVIELHIKFCIVDGKYFMFGGSNLEDFMCTSGDVVPEENTSPRRFLNMRRPLAFRDQDVVCKNTELAESLREIFYRLFAVWRHYSKTMCLVKDPWGLPCDYTPLGIYDTVVKVFDEHPDKVIVDGSCVRLIFSGPHIGKNNPIGQAYCDLIASAQRNIIIGNLYFLPVDRFMKSIRGAVNRGIDFTLISNGIHELSPDCTQHYCWGNRINYIPILYGRSFYLWEKYKVSQVGLKNTKVYEFYLYQTQYHKKVMLVDDRYFLIGSYNLCLKSEYYDYEGALVIDSEEVGAKVLKILDKDRTLSSHISADCAIGWFFDPKIYFLGHTLTNLMPA; encoded by the coding sequence ATGAATATTTTTAGACGTTTTTTATTTTTCATCATTTCTTCAGGTTGTGTTTTCGGTAACCTTGCCTTTACAGACGAGGCTCATACGGTTTTTCGAACAAAATCTCCGGCAGAATTCGTTTTGAGCGATAACGGACAAGAGTCGTATCGTTTGTTCTTGGATTGCCTTCAAAAGGCAAAGCGTTCAGTTGAATTATGTCCGTGCATGATTGGGGGGGAGATTTTTTATGAAATCCTTAGCGTTCTTAAAGAGCGCATGAACACGGAATCCGAGTTAACGGTTCATATGATCATCCAACCAACCATGTTTGACGAAAGGGACAGAGAAGAGCTCAAGGCAATGAAAAATCTTTTTCCGGATCGTTTTCATTATGTTTTCACTGACTTTGTGCCTTTAAATTTCCCTGAAATTAATGTTATAGAACTTCACATTAAGTTTTGTATCGTAGACGGAAAATATTTTATGTTCGGAGGGAGTAATCTGGAAGACTTTATGTGTACATCGGGCGATGTTGTTCCCGAAGAAAACACTTCTCCCAGACGTTTTTTGAACATGCGACGACCGCTGGCTTTTCGTGATCAGGACGTAGTTTGTAAGAACACGGAGTTAGCCGAATCTTTGCGGGAAATTTTTTACCGTTTATTCGCCGTATGGAGACATTATAGTAAAACTATGTGTTTAGTTAAGGATCCTTGGGGACTTCCTTGCGATTACACTCCTTTGGGAATTTATGATACCGTTGTTAAAGTTTTTGATGAACACCCGGATAAAGTGATCGTAGACGGATCTTGCGTTCGTCTGATATTTTCAGGGCCGCATATCGGCAAAAACAATCCGATAGGACAGGCTTATTGTGATTTAATCGCTAGTGCCCAGCGGAATATAATAATAGGGAATTTATATTTTCTACCTGTAGATCGTTTCATGAAATCGATACGTGGCGCCGTTAATAGGGGTATTGATTTTACGCTTATCAGTAATGGTATCCACGAATTATCTCCGGACTGTACGCAACATTACTGTTGGGGAAATCGTATCAATTATATTCCGATATTATACGGAAGGTCGTTTTATTTATGGGAAAAGTATAAAGTGTCTCAGGTTGGTTTGAAAAACACTAAGGTTTATGAATTTTATTTGTATCAAACTCAATATCATAAGAAAGTGATGTTAGTGGATGATCGGTACTTCCTTATAGGAAGTTATAATTTATGTCTTAAGAGTGAGTATTATGATTATGAAGGGGCGCTTGTAATAGATTCCGAAGAGGTCGGGGCAAAAGTATTAAAGATTTTAGACAAAGATCGTACGTTATCTTCCCATATATCGGCGGATTGTGCCATTGGATGGTTTTTTGATCCGAAAATTTATTTTCTAGGACATACGTTGACTAACCTTATGCCGGCTTGA
- a CDS encoding phosphatidylserine/phosphatidylglycerophosphate/cardiolipin synthase family protein — translation MIIKFLLKRLVTVLCFFGIAVVGEASHINDVYICRDSQETLERLLPILAEAVSSIEISFCFAGGKPFRKIMEIISHRLEVVDCLKVKLMAWCIFLDENEQNLLNNLKTSYPERFDYLYVNTIPSRFPDMNCYQNHQKFFVIDEKYFCLGGTNFEELMCSRGTEPLTDFAPFREHMIINDRSLGARDQDIMGRGSLAVEIRKEFYRQWGLWQTFEVNREHCDSMCPSDYVHISLFDPVLAACNVYDWDKVSNDIAHLNSETGEATCLFSGPHNKGDNPITQAYIELIDKAEKEIIIGNLYFMLEKCLKEALVKKASQGVCIKIVTNGCHDKAPGIVGFFGWGNRFNYLPIMLGYSYFNIWDFGYSKKLSEKNVSIYEYHVDRVEYHKKILVVDRKSIIIGSYNLGRRSHLYDYEVVFKAESSKLANFLIKIMEEDIALSKKVTREEAESWQFNFGYHFLGTSQNSLQS, via the coding sequence ATGATTATAAAATTTTTATTAAAAAGACTTGTTACTGTTCTTTGTTTTTTCGGGATCGCTGTTGTCGGAGAGGCTTCCCATATAAACGATGTTTATATTTGTCGTGATAGCCAAGAGACTTTGGAACGTCTATTACCCATATTGGCTGAGGCCGTAAGTTCCATTGAAATTTCATTTTGTTTTGCCGGAGGCAAGCCGTTCAGGAAGATTATGGAAATAATTTCCCATAGACTGGAAGTTGTCGATTGTTTGAAGGTCAAATTGATGGCTTGGTGTATTTTTTTAGATGAAAATGAGCAAAACCTCCTGAATAATCTCAAAACTTCCTACCCCGAACGGTTTGATTATCTGTACGTCAACACCATCCCTTCCAGGTTTCCGGATATGAACTGTTATCAAAATCATCAAAAATTCTTTGTCATAGACGAAAAATATTTTTGCTTGGGGGGGACTAATTTCGAAGAACTTATGTGTTCTCGTGGGACCGAGCCACTAACCGATTTTGCGCCTTTTAGAGAGCATATGATAATAAACGACAGATCTCTCGGAGCACGAGATCAGGACATTATGGGAAGAGGATCATTAGCCGTAGAAATCAGGAAAGAATTCTATCGTCAATGGGGATTATGGCAGACCTTTGAGGTTAATAGAGAACATTGCGATTCTATGTGTCCTTCCGATTATGTCCACATCAGTCTTTTTGACCCGGTTTTGGCAGCGTGTAATGTTTACGATTGGGATAAGGTGTCCAATGACATAGCTCATTTGAATTCCGAAACGGGTGAAGCAACTTGCTTGTTTTCGGGACCTCATAACAAGGGTGACAATCCGATTACTCAAGCTTATATTGAGCTGATCGATAAAGCCGAAAAAGAAATCATTATCGGAAATCTTTATTTCATGCTCGAAAAATGTTTAAAAGAGGCCTTGGTTAAAAAGGCTTCGCAAGGAGTTTGCATTAAGATCGTGACTAATGGATGTCATGATAAAGCTCCGGGGATTGTGGGTTTTTTCGGTTGGGGTAATAGATTCAACTATCTACCCATAATGCTCGGTTATTCGTATTTCAATATCTGGGACTTTGGCTATTCAAAAAAATTAAGCGAAAAAAATGTTTCGATTTATGAATACCACGTAGATCGCGTGGAATATCATAAGAAAATTTTAGTCGTTGATCGTAAGAGTATAATTATCGGGAGTTATAATTTAGGCAGAAGAAGTCATCTTTATGATTATGAGGTCGTTTTTAAAGCCGAATCTTCGAAGTTAGCTAACTTTTTAATTAAGATTATGGAAGAAGATATAGCTTTATCCAAAAAAGTGACTCGAGAGGAAGCCGAATCATGGCAGTTTAATTTCGGTTATCATTTTTTGGGCACTTCTCAAAACAGCTTACAAAGTTAA
- a CDS encoding ATP-dependent Clp protease ATP-binding subunit: protein MFDKFTNRAKQVIKFAKKEAQRLNHNYLGTEHLLLGLLKLGQGIAVNVLRNLGIDFELVRREVERLVGYGPEIQIYGDPALTGRVKKAFDSANEEAIALDHNYVGTEHLLLGVLNQADGVAAQVLENLNIDPKEVRKEILKELETFNLQLPPSSSSSRPPSQNSKSPSGASLGMDRSGEKLSALKAYGYDLTEMYKESKLDPVIGRSAEVERLILILCRRRKNNPVLIGEAGVGKTAIVEGLAQKIVKNEVPDSLRKKKLITLDLALMIAGTKYRGQFEERIKAVMDEVRKNGNILLFIDELHTIVGAGAAEGAIDASNILKPALARGEIQCIGATTIDEYRKHIEKDAALERRFQKIVIHPPSVDETIEILRGLKKKYEEHHNVFITEEALQCAASLADQYVHSRFLPDKAIDLLDEAGARVRVATMNQPTELTKLEELIETTRKLKEQAINTQEYEKAAGLRDEEKKLRDNLQQLRSEWETRKDEHQVPVDEEAVAQVVALQTGIPSNRLTEAESEKLLKLEEALKEKVIGQDPAIIAICKAIRRARTGIKDPNRPTGSFLFLGPTGVGKTLLARTLATQMFGGEDALIQVDMSEYMEKFSATKIMGSPPGYVGHEDGGQLTEQVRQRPYCVVLFDEIEKAHQDIMDLMLQILEEGRLTDSFGRKIDFRHSIIIMTSNLGADLIKKSGEIGFGARDHMNYQVIEEKIDKAMKKHLKPEFINRLDSSVIFHPLAEESLCKIIDLELQKLCSRIAKRNLFINIPQEVKTFLMKEGNSPEMGARPLRRVIEQYLEDPIAEFVLKEAGRQHQERLVLQARLAEDKIIFEREEIVIKEELETSEV, encoded by the coding sequence ATGTTTGATAAGTTCACTAATAGAGCAAAACAAGTCATTAAGTTTGCTAAGAAAGAGGCTCAGAGATTAAATCATAATTATCTCGGTACGGAACATCTTCTTCTTGGGCTTCTCAAATTGGGGCAGGGCATAGCAGTTAATGTCCTGAGGAATTTAGGGATCGATTTTGAGCTCGTTCGCCGGGAAGTCGAACGTCTGGTAGGCTATGGTCCGGAAATCCAAATTTACGGAGATCCGGCTCTAACGGGTCGTGTCAAAAAAGCCTTTGATTCAGCTAATGAAGAAGCTATTGCTTTGGATCACAATTATGTCGGTACGGAACATCTTCTTCTTGGGGTTTTAAATCAAGCCGACGGAGTTGCTGCACAAGTTTTGGAAAATTTAAATATCGATCCCAAAGAAGTACGAAAAGAAATTTTAAAAGAGCTAGAGACGTTCAATCTACAACTTCCGCCGTCGAGCTCTTCTTCTCGACCTCCTTCTCAAAATTCGAAGTCTCCTTCAGGAGCTTCTCTGGGAATGGATAGATCCGGAGAAAAATTATCGGCTCTTAAAGCTTACGGTTACGATTTAACCGAAATGTACAAAGAGTCAAAGCTAGATCCTGTTATCGGTAGAAGCGCCGAAGTCGAACGTCTGATCTTAATCTTATGCCGAAGACGAAAGAATAATCCCGTTCTCATCGGTGAGGCCGGAGTAGGCAAGACCGCTATAGTCGAAGGACTGGCACAAAAAATCGTGAAAAACGAAGTACCTGACAGCTTAAGAAAGAAAAAATTGATTACCTTGGATCTAGCTCTTATGATCGCCGGAACCAAATATCGAGGACAGTTTGAAGAAAGAATCAAAGCAGTCATGGATGAGGTCCGTAAAAACGGAAATATTTTACTGTTTATCGACGAGCTGCATACCATTGTAGGCGCAGGAGCTGCGGAAGGGGCCATCGACGCTTCGAATATTTTAAAACCTGCTTTAGCTCGCGGAGAAATTCAATGCATCGGCGCAACCACTATCGATGAATACAGAAAGCATATAGAAAAAGATGCTGCTCTTGAGAGAAGATTTCAAAAAATTGTCATCCATCCTCCCAGCGTGGACGAAACGATTGAAATTCTGCGAGGTCTTAAGAAAAAATACGAAGAACATCATAACGTTTTCATAACCGAAGAAGCTTTACAATGCGCAGCCTCTCTTGCCGATCAGTACGTTCACAGTCGTTTCCTTCCTGATAAAGCCATCGATCTTCTTGACGAAGCGGGAGCTCGAGTACGTGTAGCTACTATGAACCAACCCACGGAGTTGACTAAACTTGAAGAGCTTATTGAAACGACCAGAAAACTCAAAGAGCAGGCTATCAACACTCAGGAATACGAAAAAGCTGCGGGTCTAAGAGACGAAGAGAAAAAGCTTAGAGACAATCTTCAACAACTTCGTTCCGAATGGGAGACCAGAAAGGACGAACACCAGGTACCCGTGGACGAAGAAGCGGTTGCTCAGGTGGTGGCTTTACAAACCGGAATTCCTTCTAACAGATTAACGGAAGCCGAAAGCGAAAAATTATTGAAATTGGAAGAGGCTTTAAAAGAAAAAGTTATTGGGCAAGATCCCGCTATAATCGCCATTTGCAAAGCCATACGCCGAGCAAGAACCGGAATTAAAGACCCCAACCGTCCGACAGGATCATTCTTATTTCTAGGTCCTACGGGAGTCGGTAAAACTCTTCTGGCAAGAACCTTGGCCACTCAAATGTTCGGCGGAGAAGACGCTTTGATCCAGGTCGACATGTCGGAATATATGGAGAAATTTTCAGCCACCAAAATCATGGGTTCTCCTCCGGGATATGTGGGTCATGAGGACGGCGGTCAGTTGACTGAACAAGTAAGACAAAGACCTTATTGCGTCGTTCTTTTTGATGAGATAGAAAAAGCTCATCAAGACATTATGGATCTAATGCTTCAAATTTTAGAAGAAGGGCGTTTAACGGACTCTTTCGGAAGAAAGATCGATTTTCGACATTCGATTATTATCATGACTTCAAATTTAGGTGCCGATTTGATCAAAAAATCCGGCGAAATAGGCTTCGGAGCTCGTGATCATATGAATTATCAAGTCATTGAAGAAAAGATCGATAAAGCCATGAAAAAACACTTAAAACCGGAATTCATTAATCGGTTGGATAGCAGTGTAATTTTTCATCCTTTAGCCGAAGAATCGCTTTGTAAAATTATCGATTTGGAACTCCAAAAACTTTGTTCCAGAATTGCCAAACGAAATTTGTTCATCAATATTCCTCAAGAAGTAAAAACTTTTCTTATGAAGGAAGGAAATTCTCCCGAAATGGGAGCACGTCCTTTAAGAAGAGTCATCGAACAATATTTGGAAGATCCCATTGCGGAGTTTGTATTGAAAGAAGCGGGAAGACAACATCAGGAGCGATTAGTTTTACAAGCTCGTTTAGCGGAAGATAAGATTATTTTTGAGAGAGAAGAAATCGTAATCAAGGAAGAACTGGAGACATCGGAAGTATAG
- the mnmA gene encoding tRNA 2-thiouridine(34) synthase MnmA: protein MNKIVVGISGGVDSSVSAYLLKSQGFDVIGLFMKNWDEEDEDEGCSSAQDYEDVMAVCEFLDIPYYTVSFVKEYKNNVFADLLEGYSQGYTPNPDVLCNSEIKFKLLLKKAEELGGYLATGHYCRKTFIDGNVVLMKAKDLSKDQSYFLSITPGNCFRKVLFPLGDLLKSEVRKIASEAGISTATKKDSTGICFIGKRNFKNFLGRYLPEKQGLLIDWHTKSILGQHPGAHFFTIGQRKGLEIGGPGGPWYVVGKDMNENIIYVVNKKGTEALLKDQLTATDVNWFSKPKFPYECTAKIRYRSEDEPCYLTEDETNPKNVKVVFQRPISSITPRQTIVFYSGDFCLGGGSIDVSILPMSPVLP, encoded by the coding sequence TTGAATAAGATAGTAGTCGGCATATCCGGAGGAGTCGATTCTTCCGTTTCCGCTTATTTATTGAAATCTCAGGGATTCGATGTCATCGGATTGTTTATGAAGAATTGGGATGAAGAAGATGAAGACGAAGGATGCTCATCTGCTCAAGATTATGAAGACGTAATGGCCGTTTGTGAATTTTTGGATATCCCTTATTATACGGTCTCTTTCGTTAAAGAATATAAAAACAATGTATTTGCCGATCTATTGGAAGGATATTCTCAGGGGTATACTCCTAATCCCGATGTGTTGTGTAATAGCGAGATTAAATTCAAACTTTTGCTTAAAAAAGCCGAAGAATTAGGCGGTTATCTGGCAACCGGTCATTACTGTCGAAAGACTTTTATTGACGGAAACGTCGTTCTCATGAAGGCCAAAGATCTGTCAAAAGATCAAAGTTATTTTCTTTCGATAACTCCCGGAAACTGCTTTCGCAAGGTTTTATTTCCTCTTGGAGATTTGTTAAAATCCGAAGTAAGAAAAATTGCATCGGAAGCGGGAATCTCTACGGCAACAAAAAAAGACAGTACCGGAATTTGTTTTATAGGAAAAAGAAATTTTAAGAATTTTTTAGGACGATATTTACCTGAGAAACAAGGATTGTTGATCGATTGGCATACGAAATCTATTTTAGGTCAGCATCCTGGGGCGCATTTTTTTACGATAGGACAAAGAAAAGGTCTTGAGATAGGCGGTCCTGGAGGTCCTTGGTATGTAGTGGGTAAAGATATGAATGAGAATATTATCTATGTTGTTAACAAAAAAGGGACCGAAGCTCTTTTGAAAGATCAGCTAACGGCAACCGATGTTAATTGGTTTTCAAAACCCAAGTTTCCGTATGAGTGCACGGCAAAAATTCGCTACCGATCGGAAGATGAACCGTGTTATTTAACGGAAGATGAGACAAATCCTAAAAACGTTAAAGTCGTTTTTCAAAGACCTATATCATCGATTACTCCTCGTCAAACAATCGTCTTTTATTCAGGAGACTTTTGTTTGGGAGGGGGAAGCATAGACGTTTCTATACTTCCGATGTCTCCAGTTCTTCCTTGA
- a CDS encoding PTS sugar transporter subunit IIA produces the protein MDLDLDELVTLLNVTEDKVKSWVESDSIPCYRMHGEYRFNQEEIENWIFNNKGVLSEERSSEELLENCYLKYGLYKSIYKGFVFSNIEAHDVSDIFRAVCDHMSENFSLDSQVLSEMLISREKMMSTGIGGGVAIPHARDFFLPIHYNIVVVVFLKNPIDFKSLDGKLVETLFFLFACDDRSHLNLLGKIAYLSSDESARSFFETKPSKETFLNFIKSWEGRLNQV, from the coding sequence ATGGATTTGGATTTGGATGAATTGGTGACTCTTTTAAATGTAACCGAAGATAAAGTGAAATCCTGGGTGGAGTCGGACAGCATTCCTTGTTATCGTATGCATGGCGAATACCGCTTTAATCAAGAAGAAATCGAAAACTGGATCTTTAATAACAAAGGTGTGTTAAGCGAAGAGCGTTCCTCAGAAGAACTTCTTGAAAATTGCTATTTGAAATACGGTTTGTATAAATCGATTTATAAAGGCTTCGTTTTTTCTAACATTGAAGCTCATGATGTGTCTGATATTTTTCGTGCGGTCTGCGATCATATGTCGGAAAATTTTAGTTTGGATTCTCAAGTTCTGTCCGAGATGCTGATTTCTCGAGAAAAAATGATGTCTACCGGAATAGGAGGAGGAGTTGCTATCCCTCACGCAAGAGATTTTTTCTTGCCTATTCATTACAATATCGTAGTTGTTGTTTTTCTGAAAAATCCGATTGATTTTAAGTCTTTGGACGGAAAGCTTGTAGAGACGCTGTTTTTCTTATTCGCTTGTGATGATCGAAGTCATTTGAATTTGTTGGGAAAGATTGCTTATTTATCTTCGGATGAATCTGCGCGAAGTTTTTTTGAAACGAAGCCTTCGAAAGAAACATTTCTGAATTTTATAAAGTCTTGGGAGGGTCGTCTCAATCAAGTGTGA
- a CDS encoding PTS sugar transporter subunit IIA — translation MLAYQEKNCRETFSLIPSYLSPKLISFLDEDTREEVLKTLVDLTVKEGFLSDKDFFYKALLRREKIVSTGIGMGVAVPHAKLQDSKDFFVVIGIHRRGVLWDAIDGTLVRLIFMIGGPECKQSAYLRLLSELTFALKDDVRRKKMLEACEPEEIIELFSGA, via the coding sequence ATGCTCGCTTATCAAGAAAAAAATTGTCGGGAAACCTTTTCTTTAATTCCTTCTTACTTATCTCCTAAGTTAATATCGTTTTTAGATGAAGATACTCGTGAAGAGGTTTTGAAAACTCTCGTGGATTTGACCGTAAAAGAAGGTTTTTTGTCCGACAAGGATTTTTTTTATAAAGCTCTTCTCCGAAGAGAAAAAATCGTATCTACCGGTATAGGGATGGGAGTGGCTGTTCCTCATGCTAAACTTCAGGATTCCAAGGATTTTTTCGTTGTCATCGGCATTCATCGTCGGGGAGTTCTTTGGGATGCCATAGACGGTACTTTGGTGAGACTAATCTTTATGATTGGAGGACCGGAGTGCAAGCAATCGGCCTATTTACGTTTGCTTTCCGAGTTGACTTTCGCATTGAAGGATGACGTTCGACGAAAAAAAATGTTGGAAGCGTGCGAACCTGAAGAAATAATAGAATTATTTTCCGGAGCGTAG
- the dut gene encoding dUTP diphosphatase has product MNIVLDEITVFCKTSEGASVPFYATEGSSGADVRAAVLSDVIISPGSHCLIPTGLFFHIPKGYEIQVRSRSGLALKYGIAVLNSPGTIDSDYRGELGVILINHGIEDFRVTPGLRIAQLVVAPVCKVCFSEVESVNDDTTRGSSGFGHTGEK; this is encoded by the coding sequence ATGAATATTGTGCTGGATGAAATCACGGTTTTTTGTAAAACCTCCGAAGGGGCAAGTGTTCCTTTTTATGCGACCGAAGGTTCTTCCGGAGCCGATGTTCGAGCAGCCGTTTTAAGTGATGTTATCATTAGTCCGGGTTCTCATTGTTTAATTCCGACCGGTTTGTTTTTTCATATTCCTAAAGGTTACGAAATCCAGGTTAGGTCCAGGAGCGGTTTGGCTTTAAAATACGGTATTGCCGTTTTGAATAGTCCGGGGACTATCGATTCCGATTATCGAGGTGAATTGGGTGTTATTTTGATAAACCACGGCATCGAAGATTTTAGAGTAACTCCCGGATTAAGAATCGCTCAGCTTGTAGTAGCTCCCGTATGTAAGGTTTGTTTTTCGGAGGTAGAGTCCGTTAATGACGATACCACGAGAGGTTCGTCGGGCTTCGGTCATACTGGGGAGAAGTAA